In Panthera uncia isolate 11264 chromosome B4, Puncia_PCG_1.0, whole genome shotgun sequence, one genomic interval encodes:
- the PDE1B gene encoding dual specificity calcium/calmodulin-dependent 3',5'-cyclic nucleotide phosphodiesterase 1B isoform X2: MANPVPVQRSHLQVPILRLRYMVKQLENGEVNIEELKKNLEYTASLLEAVYIDETRQILDTEDELQELRSDAVPSEVRDWLASTFTQQARAKGRRAEEKPKFRSIVHAVQAGIFVERMFRRTYTSVGPTYSTVVLNCLKNLDLWCFDVFSLNRAADDHALRTIVFELLTRHNLISRFKIPTVFLMTFLDALETGYGKYKNPYHNQIHAADVTQTVHCFLLRTGMVHCLSEIEVLAIVFAAAIHDYEHTGTTNSFHIQTKSECAILYNDRSVLENHHISSVFRMMQDDEMNIFINLTKDEFVELRALVIEMVLATDMSCHFQQVKCMKTALQQLERIDKSKALSLLLHAADISHPTKQWSVHSRWTKALMEEFFRQGDKEAELGLPFSPLCDRTSTLVAQSQIGFIDFIVEPTFSVLTDVAEKSVQPLVDDDSKSKNQPSFQWRQPSLDVEVGDPNPDVVSFRSTWTKYIQENKQKWKERAASGITNQMSIDELSPCEEDTLPSPAEDEHNQNGNLD, from the exons ATGGCAAACCCTGTTCCTGTGCAAAGGAGCCACCTCCAGGTCCCCATCCTCAG GCTGCGCTACATGGTGAAGCAGTTGGAAAATGGGGAAGTGAACATCGAGGAACTGAAGAAAAACCTGGAGTACACAGCTTCTCTCCTGGAGGCCGTCTATATAGACGAGACACG GCAAATCTTGGACACGGAGGACGAGCTGCAGGAGCTGCGGTCGGATGCTGTGCCTTCGGAGGTGCGGGACTGGCTGGCCTCCACCTTCACGCAGCAGGCCCGGGCCAAAGGCCGCCGCGCGGAGGAGAAGCCCAAGTTCCGCAGCATCGTGCACGCCGTGCAGGCCGGCATCTTTGTGGAACG GATGTTCCGGAGAACGTATACCTCTGTGGGCCCCACCTATTCCACTGTGGTCCTCAACTGTCTCAAG AACCTGGACCTCTGGTGCTTTGACGTCTTCTCCTTGAACCGGGCAGCAGATGACCACGCCCTGAGGACCATTGTTTTTGAGTTACTGACTCGGCATAACCTCATCAGCCGCTTTAAG ATTCCCACTGtgtttttgatgactttcttGGATGCATTGGAGACAGGCTATGGGAAGTACAAGAACCCTTACCACAACCAGATCCACGCAGCAGATGTTACCCAGACAGTCCATTGCTTCTTGCTCCGCACAGGGATGGTG CACTGCCTGTCCGAGATCGAGGTCTTAGCCATCGTCTTTGCTGCAGCCATCCATGACTATGAGCACACAGGCACGACCAACAGCTTCCACATCCAGACCAA GTCAGAATGTGCCATCTTGTACAATGATCGCTCCGTGCTGGAGAATCACCACATCAGCTCTGTCTTCCGAATGATGCAGGATGATGAGatgaacattttcatcaacctcACCAAGGATGAGTTTGT AGAGCTACGGGCCCTGGTCATCGAGATGGTGTTGGCCACAGACATGTCCTGCCATTTCCAGCAAGTGAAGTGCATGAAGACGGCCTTGCAGCAGCTGGAGAG GATTGACAAGTCCAAGGCCCTGTCTCTCCTGCTCCACGCTGCTGACATCAGCCACCCAACCAAGCAGTGGTCAGTCCACAGCCGCTGGACCAAGGCCCTCATGGAGGAATTCTTCCGCCAG GGTGACAAGGAGGCGGAGCTGGGCCTGCCCTTCTCTCCACTGTGCGATCGCACGTCCACTCTGGTGGCGCAGTCCCAGATTG GCTTCATTGACTTCATCGTGGAGCCCACCTTCTCTGTGTTGACCGATGTGGCTGAGAAGAGCGTCCAACCCCTGGTGGATGACGACTCCAAGTCTAAAAACCAGCCCAG CTTCCAGTGGCGCCAGCCTTCTCTGGATGTGGAAGTGGGAGACCCCAACCCTGATGTGGTCAGCTTCCGCTCTACCTGGACCAAATACATTCAGGAGAACaagcagaaatggaaggaacGGGCAGCAAGTG GTATCACCAACCAGATGTCCATTGACGAACTGTCCCCCTGTGAGGAAgacaccctgccctcccctgctgaaGATGAACACAACCAGAACGGGAATCTGGACTAG
- the PDE1B gene encoding dual specificity calcium/calmodulin-dependent 3',5'-cyclic nucleotide phosphodiesterase 1B isoform X1 translates to MELSPRSPPEMLESDCPSPLELKSAPSKKMWIKLRSLLRYMVKQLENGEVNIEELKKNLEYTASLLEAVYIDETRQILDTEDELQELRSDAVPSEVRDWLASTFTQQARAKGRRAEEKPKFRSIVHAVQAGIFVERMFRRTYTSVGPTYSTVVLNCLKNLDLWCFDVFSLNRAADDHALRTIVFELLTRHNLISRFKIPTVFLMTFLDALETGYGKYKNPYHNQIHAADVTQTVHCFLLRTGMVHCLSEIEVLAIVFAAAIHDYEHTGTTNSFHIQTKSECAILYNDRSVLENHHISSVFRMMQDDEMNIFINLTKDEFVELRALVIEMVLATDMSCHFQQVKCMKTALQQLERIDKSKALSLLLHAADISHPTKQWSVHSRWTKALMEEFFRQGDKEAELGLPFSPLCDRTSTLVAQSQIGFIDFIVEPTFSVLTDVAEKSVQPLVDDDSKSKNQPSFQWRQPSLDVEVGDPNPDVVSFRSTWTKYIQENKQKWKERAASGITNQMSIDELSPCEEDTLPSPAEDEHNQNGNLD, encoded by the exons GCTGCGCTACATGGTGAAGCAGTTGGAAAATGGGGAAGTGAACATCGAGGAACTGAAGAAAAACCTGGAGTACACAGCTTCTCTCCTGGAGGCCGTCTATATAGACGAGACACG GCAAATCTTGGACACGGAGGACGAGCTGCAGGAGCTGCGGTCGGATGCTGTGCCTTCGGAGGTGCGGGACTGGCTGGCCTCCACCTTCACGCAGCAGGCCCGGGCCAAAGGCCGCCGCGCGGAGGAGAAGCCCAAGTTCCGCAGCATCGTGCACGCCGTGCAGGCCGGCATCTTTGTGGAACG GATGTTCCGGAGAACGTATACCTCTGTGGGCCCCACCTATTCCACTGTGGTCCTCAACTGTCTCAAG AACCTGGACCTCTGGTGCTTTGACGTCTTCTCCTTGAACCGGGCAGCAGATGACCACGCCCTGAGGACCATTGTTTTTGAGTTACTGACTCGGCATAACCTCATCAGCCGCTTTAAG ATTCCCACTGtgtttttgatgactttcttGGATGCATTGGAGACAGGCTATGGGAAGTACAAGAACCCTTACCACAACCAGATCCACGCAGCAGATGTTACCCAGACAGTCCATTGCTTCTTGCTCCGCACAGGGATGGTG CACTGCCTGTCCGAGATCGAGGTCTTAGCCATCGTCTTTGCTGCAGCCATCCATGACTATGAGCACACAGGCACGACCAACAGCTTCCACATCCAGACCAA GTCAGAATGTGCCATCTTGTACAATGATCGCTCCGTGCTGGAGAATCACCACATCAGCTCTGTCTTCCGAATGATGCAGGATGATGAGatgaacattttcatcaacctcACCAAGGATGAGTTTGT AGAGCTACGGGCCCTGGTCATCGAGATGGTGTTGGCCACAGACATGTCCTGCCATTTCCAGCAAGTGAAGTGCATGAAGACGGCCTTGCAGCAGCTGGAGAG GATTGACAAGTCCAAGGCCCTGTCTCTCCTGCTCCACGCTGCTGACATCAGCCACCCAACCAAGCAGTGGTCAGTCCACAGCCGCTGGACCAAGGCCCTCATGGAGGAATTCTTCCGCCAG GGTGACAAGGAGGCGGAGCTGGGCCTGCCCTTCTCTCCACTGTGCGATCGCACGTCCACTCTGGTGGCGCAGTCCCAGATTG GCTTCATTGACTTCATCGTGGAGCCCACCTTCTCTGTGTTGACCGATGTGGCTGAGAAGAGCGTCCAACCCCTGGTGGATGACGACTCCAAGTCTAAAAACCAGCCCAG CTTCCAGTGGCGCCAGCCTTCTCTGGATGTGGAAGTGGGAGACCCCAACCCTGATGTGGTCAGCTTCCGCTCTACCTGGACCAAATACATTCAGGAGAACaagcagaaatggaaggaacGGGCAGCAAGTG GTATCACCAACCAGATGTCCATTGACGAACTGTCCCCCTGTGAGGAAgacaccctgccctcccctgctgaaGATGAACACAACCAGAACGGGAATCTGGACTAG
- the PPP1R1A gene encoding protein phosphatase 1 regulatory subunit 1A codes for MEQDNSPRKIQFTVPLLEPHLDPEAAEQIRRRRPTPATLVLTSDQSSPEIDEDRIPNPLLKSTLSMSPRQRKKVTRTTPTMKELQMMVEHHLGQQQQGEEPEGAAESTGTQESCPPGITDTEAELRLGPSGKAQKPAESIPKTQERGSEKPSTEEPTTHIPPLDSQGANSV; via the exons ATGGAGCAAGACAACAGCCCCCGGAAGATCCAGTTCACGGTCCCGCTGCTGGAGCCGCACCTTGACCCCGAGGCGGCGGAGCAG ATTCGGAGGcgccgccccacccccgccaccctcGTGCTGACCAGTGACCAGTCATCCCCAG AGATAGATGAAGACCGGATCCCCAACCCGCTTCTCAAG TCCACTTTGTCCATGTCTCCACGGCAACGGAAGAAGGTGACGAGGACCACACCCACAATGAAAG AGCTCCAGATGATGGTTGAACATCACCTGGGGCAACAGCAGCAGGGAGAGGAACCTGAGGGAGCTGCCGAGAGCACAgggacccaggagtcctgcccaCCTGGGATCACAGACACAGAAGCGGAGTTAAGGCTGGGCCCTTCTGGGAAAGCACAAA AGCCTGCAGAATCCATCCCTAAAActcaggagaggggcagtgagaaaccCAGCACAGAGGAACCCACAACCCATATACCACCATTGGATTCCCAGGGAGCCAACTCG GTCTGA